In a single window of the Olivibacter sp. SDN3 genome:
- a CDS encoding rhodanese-like domain-containing protein has translation MDIETFKGYVGKEDVQIVDVRGEEEYKGGHVEGAEHVFVGTLQQNLDKIKKDKQIVIHCQAGDRSAIAYSLLKKNGFENVKNYSGGMKEWKENGNPVI, from the coding sequence ATCGACATCGAAACATTCAAAGGCTATGTCGGAAAAGAAGATGTCCAGATCGTTGACGTGCGTGGCGAAGAAGAATATAAAGGAGGCCATGTTGAGGGTGCGGAACACGTATTTGTCGGCACACTGCAACAGAATCTCGATAAAATAAAGAAAGATAAACAGATCGTCATCCATTGCCAGGCCGGAGACCGTTCAGCCATTGCGTATTCCCTGTTAAAGAAAAACGGTTTTGAAAACGTCAAGAACTATTCCGGTGGTATGAAAGAATGGAAAGAAAACGGAAACCCGGTAATCTAA
- a CDS encoding transposase: MHRKFDDSFKTMAVDLSVVKGSVADVAKELDIDPSLLSKWRRNPRYNGNKVLPDNPKISPEEQELRILRKKLRETELERDILKKAIAIFSRGDGPYTGS; encoded by the coding sequence ATGCATAGAAAATTTGATGATTCGTTTAAGACCATGGCGGTCGATTTGAGCGTTGTTAAGGGGTCTGTAGCCGATGTAGCTAAGGAATTAGACATAGACCCCAGTTTGCTCAGTAAGTGGCGTAGAAACCCACGTTATAATGGGAATAAAGTTTTACCTGACAATCCTAAAATTAGCCCAGAGGAACAGGAGTTGAGAATTTTGCGTAAAAAATTAAGAGAAACAGAATTAGAGCGTGATATATTAAAAAAGGCCATAGCCATCTTCTCCAGGGGAGACGGTCCATATACCGGTTCATAA
- a CDS encoding IS3 family transposase — MKANREVYSVEKMCEVLNVSSSCFYRWLISPESPSEQRSKALLDKIQQVHSDSKYIYGSPRITAELHKKGEMVSRSYVARLMKKHGIRSKVKKKYRVTTDSSHSYGIAENLLQRDFSADALSQKWVGDITYIHTDKGWLYLTTVIDLADRKVIGWSLSTDMTAKNTSVEAIRMAIKNRRVKDGLIFHSDRGIQYACDEFREVIVENRILQSMSRKANCWDNSVAESFFKTLKAEMVYHRKFMDQQSAKLEIFGYIEGFYNTKRTHSALGYKTPRQIEEMLLEKEKMAA, encoded by the coding sequence ATAAAGGCGAACCGAGAGGTATATTCCGTAGAGAAGATGTGCGAAGTATTGAACGTTAGTAGCAGTTGTTTTTATCGTTGGCTGATTTCTCCGGAGTCCCCTAGTGAACAGCGAAGTAAAGCACTTCTGGATAAAATACAGCAGGTACACAGTGACAGTAAGTATATCTATGGTAGTCCAAGGATAACTGCAGAGCTGCATAAAAAAGGTGAAATGGTATCAAGAAGCTATGTTGCAAGGTTGATGAAGAAACATGGGATACGAAGTAAGGTCAAGAAAAAATATAGGGTGACCACAGATTCGAGCCATAGCTATGGGATAGCTGAAAATCTCCTCCAAAGAGATTTTTCAGCGGATGCCCTGTCACAGAAATGGGTTGGCGACATTACCTATATCCATACTGACAAAGGGTGGCTTTATCTAACAACAGTCATTGATCTGGCGGACAGAAAAGTCATCGGATGGTCTTTGAGTACTGATATGACCGCTAAAAACACTTCTGTAGAAGCCATCAGGATGGCTATTAAAAACCGGCGTGTCAAAGATGGACTGATCTTCCATTCGGATAGAGGGATCCAATATGCCTGCGATGAATTCAGGGAGGTAATTGTAGAAAACAGGATACTTCAAAGCATGAGCAGAAAAGCGAATTGCTGGGACAATTCAGTTGCTGAGAGCTTTTTCAAGACATTAAAGGCTGAAATGGTCTATCATAGAAAATTCATGGATCAGCAGTCAGCTAAATTGGAGATCTTTGGATACATTGAAGGATTTTATAACACCAAAAGAACACATTCTGCTCTGGGTTATAAGACACCCAGACAGATCGAAGAAATGCTATTGGAAAAAGAAAAAATGGCAGCATAA
- a CDS encoding MBL fold metallo-hydrolase — translation MFFQHVYDKSLAQASYVIGCQAKGIAIVIDAQRDIDVYLQIVKENNLKITHIAETHIHADYLCGSRELAAATGAEMYLSDEGGEDWQYQFPHNGLKHGDKITVGNLTLEVLHTPGHTPESISFLLTDHPATDKPVMVFTGDFIFVGDIGRPDLLEKAAGIIGTQEKGAKQMYQSLQRFAELPEYVQVWPAHGAGSACGKALGAVPSSTVGYEKIRNWAFQYENDEQGFVEYLLAGQPEPPRYFAVMKHLNKVPRPLLVEVPKHPKLSKDEFLTAYRNGLKVIDARNKVDFAAGYIPGSMNVQGNNSFSTWVGWLLDYQEQFVLVASDRQIDDLTRKLMRIGMDNVYGYISDVESLGLELHTADIIGIATKNRRLFYAAIFSFSNSISSICLGVL, via the coding sequence ATGTTTTTTCAACATGTTTATGATAAAAGTTTGGCACAGGCCAGTTACGTAATCGGCTGCCAGGCCAAAGGAATTGCCATCGTCATCGATGCACAGCGTGATATAGATGTGTACCTGCAAATTGTAAAAGAGAACAACCTAAAGATCACCCATATTGCCGAGACCCATATTCATGCCGACTACCTTTGTGGCTCGCGGGAACTCGCCGCCGCAACCGGTGCCGAGATGTACCTATCCGATGAGGGCGGTGAAGACTGGCAATACCAGTTCCCCCACAACGGGTTGAAACATGGGGATAAGATTACGGTCGGCAATCTTACCCTGGAGGTATTGCATACGCCGGGACATACACCCGAAAGTATCAGTTTCCTTTTGACAGACCATCCCGCTACGGATAAACCGGTCATGGTCTTTACAGGAGATTTTATCTTCGTTGGCGATATTGGCCGTCCGGATCTATTGGAGAAAGCCGCGGGCATCATCGGCACGCAGGAAAAAGGAGCCAAACAGATGTACCAGTCGCTTCAGCGATTTGCCGAATTGCCCGAATATGTACAGGTATGGCCTGCACATGGTGCAGGGTCGGCCTGTGGGAAAGCACTGGGAGCCGTGCCGAGTTCGACGGTCGGTTACGAAAAGATCCGGAATTGGGCGTTCCAATATGAAAATGATGAACAGGGTTTTGTCGAATATCTTTTAGCGGGGCAGCCCGAACCGCCACGCTATTTCGCCGTGATGAAGCACTTGAACAAAGTTCCCCGTCCGTTGTTGGTCGAAGTCCCCAAACACCCCAAGCTGAGCAAGGACGAGTTCCTCACGGCCTACCGTAACGGTCTAAAAGTAATAGATGCCCGTAATAAAGTTGATTTCGCGGCAGGTTACATTCCCGGAAGCATGAATGTACAGGGCAACAATTCATTCTCTACTTGGGTAGGTTGGCTGCTGGATTACCAAGAGCAGTTTGTACTGGTTGCTTCTGACCGGCAGATCGACGACCTTACACGGAAACTGATGCGCATCGGTATGGACAACGTGTATGGCTACATCTCCGATGTGGAAAGCCTTGGCTTGGAACTCCATACCGCAGATATCATTGGAATTGCAACTAAAAATAGGAGACTTTTTTATGCTGCCATTTTTTCTTTTTCCAATAGCATTTCTTCGATCTGTCTGGGTGTCTTATAA
- a CDS encoding FAD/NAD(P)-binding oxidoreductase, whose protein sequence is MCWSWAYISSLKKSGYKININIMEKHFQILIVGGGTAGIMAAAKLQRMKKGFKIAIIEPSKIHYYQPAFTLVGAGAYKMEKTKRQEATLIPKGVDWIKDKVTGVWGDKNVVSTENSGNFSYDYLVLAPGLIYDMSLIEGLSEALDKGVVCSNYIDPEYTWKLLQRFKGGNAIFTQPATPIKCGGAPQKAMYLAADHFKKQGILDKTNVVFATPGTVIFAVKTIADTLMKVINRYGIDLRLFHTPIKIDPERKVVYFKDNTPQDANRPSSPIIDSSVADGGLVEVPFDFLHLAPPQVAPPFIRESRLSNEDGWLDVDVNSLQHKKYPNILGLGDATGVPTAKTGAAIRKQVPVVVDNILALIKGKEASNKSYMGYSSCPLVTGYGKMALAEFNYKNEFTPDPMLKYMLINDSDKEHWRLWLLKKYMLPYMYWNKMMRGKDI, encoded by the coding sequence TTGTGCTGGTCATGGGCATATATATCCTCATTAAAGAAATCTGGTTATAAAATAAACATCAACATTATGGAAAAGCATTTTCAAATACTGATAGTTGGAGGCGGAACGGCAGGTATAATGGCCGCAGCCAAACTGCAACGGATGAAAAAAGGATTCAAGATCGCCATCATCGAACCCTCGAAAATACACTACTACCAACCTGCATTTACATTGGTCGGAGCAGGTGCGTATAAAATGGAAAAAACAAAGAGGCAGGAAGCAACCCTCATCCCCAAAGGAGTCGATTGGATCAAAGATAAAGTGACCGGTGTCTGGGGTGACAAGAACGTTGTTTCAACAGAAAACAGCGGTAATTTTTCCTATGACTATCTCGTACTCGCACCGGGGCTTATCTATGATATGTCGTTGATAGAGGGATTGTCGGAAGCATTGGACAAAGGGGTGGTATGCAGTAACTATATCGATCCCGAATACACATGGAAACTGTTGCAGAGGTTCAAGGGAGGCAACGCCATATTTACACAGCCCGCAACACCAATCAAATGTGGCGGAGCACCCCAAAAGGCCATGTACCTTGCGGCCGACCATTTCAAAAAACAAGGGATTTTGGACAAAACGAATGTCGTATTCGCCACACCGGGAACGGTTATTTTTGCCGTCAAGACCATCGCCGATACCTTGATGAAAGTTATCAATCGGTACGGCATCGATCTACGCCTGTTCCACACCCCTATAAAGATTGATCCGGAACGTAAAGTTGTCTATTTTAAAGACAACACGCCACAAGATGCAAACAGACCTTCATCTCCGATTATAGATAGTTCTGTCGCTGATGGCGGTCTTGTTGAAGTTCCGTTTGATTTTCTGCATCTCGCACCACCACAGGTTGCACCACCGTTTATCCGCGAATCCAGGCTGTCCAATGAAGATGGCTGGTTGGATGTCGATGTAAACAGTTTGCAGCACAAAAAATACCCGAACATTTTGGGTCTTGGTGATGCCACAGGTGTCCCCACTGCCAAAACCGGAGCAGCCATCCGCAAGCAGGTACCGGTCGTTGTTGACAATATCCTTGCACTGATCAAAGGAAAAGAGGCCAGCAACAAGTCCTATATGGGATATTCCTCATGTCCTTTGGTAACCGGTTATGGGAAGATGGCTTTGGCAGAGTTCAACTACAAAAATGAATTTACGCCCGATCCCATGCTGAAATACATGTTGATCAACGATAGTGACAAGGAGCATTGGAGATTGTGGCTGCTAAAAAAATATATGCTCCCCTATATGTACTGGAATAAGATGATGAGGGGAAAAGACATTTAA
- a CDS encoding sulfite exporter TauE/SafE family protein: MPNGLVTNVTDTGFHDKLETVLKKKAKNSPCVTNVTDQPFELVQICVINNKNYMEIAGYMSSILIGVALGLIGGGGSILTVPVLVYLFSIDAVMATAYSLFIVGSTSIAGSFSYFKKGLVNIRTAVVFGIPSIAAVYLTRAYIVPAIPAVIFTSGDFIFTRSMLLMVLFAILMIVTSFSMIKKDKEVVVEVSQQQRFNYPLILIEGAVVGVLTGLVGAGGGFLIIPALVLLSKLPMKEAVGTSLVIIAAKSLIGFFGENNETPMDWTFLLAITVFAIIGIFIGMALSKKIDGNKLKPAFGWFVLVMGIYILIKEIWL, translated from the coding sequence ATGCCAAATGGGTTGGTAACAAATGTTACCGACACAGGATTTCATGACAAATTGGAGACCGTTCTAAAGAAAAAAGCCAAAAACTCCCCTTGTGTAACAAATGTAACTGACCAGCCTTTTGAATTGGTGCAGATTTGTGTAATAAATAATAAGAATTATATGGAAATAGCAGGCTATATGTCGTCCATTTTAATAGGTGTTGCACTTGGTCTCATCGGTGGAGGGGGCAGTATCCTTACTGTGCCTGTCCTGGTATATCTTTTCAGCATAGATGCCGTTATGGCTACCGCCTATTCACTGTTTATAGTAGGCAGTACGAGTATCGCAGGGTCATTCTCCTATTTTAAAAAGGGACTGGTCAATATTCGGACAGCAGTTGTATTCGGTATCCCGTCAATAGCGGCGGTATATCTCACCAGGGCCTATATCGTTCCCGCCATTCCGGCCGTCATATTCACTTCCGGCGATTTCATCTTTACCAGAAGCATGCTGCTCATGGTACTGTTCGCCATTTTGATGATCGTCACTTCCTTTAGCATGATTAAAAAGGACAAAGAAGTGGTGGTGGAAGTCTCCCAACAGCAGAGGTTTAATTATCCCCTTATACTGATCGAGGGAGCCGTGGTAGGTGTCTTAACAGGTCTTGTCGGTGCAGGTGGAGGGTTCCTCATCATTCCTGCCCTCGTCCTGCTGAGCAAATTACCGATGAAAGAAGCCGTTGGTACTTCATTGGTCATCATTGCGGCAAAATCACTGATCGGCTTTTTCGGAGAAAACAATGAAACCCCAATGGATTGGACATTTCTACTGGCCATAACCGTATTTGCCATTATCGGGATTTTTATCGGGATGGCACTGTCAAAGAAAATAGACGGAAACAAACTCAAACCCGCATTCGGTTGGTTTGTGCTGGTCATGGGCATATATATCCTCATTAAAGAAATCTGGTTATAA
- a CDS encoding Crp/Fnr family transcriptional regulator → MNNEIIEEAYGSIFEAALIEEIASVAKLVEFKEGEVLIDIGKYIKTMPLLINGAIKIMREDFDEGELLLYFIEKGDTCAMTLACCMGDKKSEIRAVAETDGLVAMIPVHYMESWLGKYQTWRAFVFMSYDNRFNEMLAAIDNIAFMNMDKRLYHYLLETGKINSSQTINKTHQEIAYELNSSRVVVSRLLKALENEGKIKLNRNNIELLKVEE, encoded by the coding sequence ATGAATAATGAGATTATCGAGGAAGCGTATGGCTCCATTTTCGAGGCGGCTTTGATCGAAGAGATTGCCTCGGTAGCCAAGCTGGTTGAATTTAAAGAAGGAGAAGTACTGATCGACATCGGAAAGTACATCAAGACCATGCCCTTGCTCATCAACGGGGCGATAAAAATCATGCGCGAGGACTTTGATGAGGGAGAATTGCTGCTGTATTTTATTGAAAAGGGAGATACCTGTGCCATGACCCTTGCGTGCTGTATGGGAGACAAGAAAAGCGAGATCCGGGCGGTGGCGGAGACCGATGGGCTGGTGGCCATGATCCCGGTGCACTATATGGAATCGTGGTTGGGCAAGTACCAGACGTGGAGGGCTTTCGTATTCATGAGCTACGACAACCGGTTTAACGAGATGTTGGCTGCGATTGACAATATTGCGTTCATGAATATGGACAAACGCCTTTACCATTATCTTTTGGAGACAGGTAAGATCAACTCTTCCCAAACCATAAACAAGACCCACCAAGAGATTGCCTACGAACTGAACAGCTCGCGCGTGGTGGTTTCACGGCTTTTGAAAGCGTTGGAAAATGAGGGCAAGATCAAACTGAACAGGAACAACATCGAACTATTGAAAGTGGAGGAATAG
- a CDS encoding TlpA disulfide reductase family protein has protein sequence MKTGLFFTKIFALIFINACNAANSDNFILTGHIANADELNSIILYEGSTFVDSIAVDKDGNFYLEGTASEPTLYELAVEQQTFMLVMENGEKLELNIDLTTPEQYTVKGSETSAKLKELTGMRDKFQAHQMNLQSEFEQRLDNGEDRGVVQNELIAKNDQYTAELSEQVLQFSRDNEDNLAGFFGMLVLYSVDPTGHEETLVGYAEKARGLFPNNETVQSFAAHMEEIKPLSIGQTAPDFSSITPEGKEVKLSDLRGQYVLLDFWAAWCTPCRHENPNIVSQYHDFKDRGFTVLGVSLDRDRDAWLQAIEDDKLTWTHVSELKMWDSEAGRLYNITAIPASFMIDPDGKIIGKNLRGPALKQFLEKTL, from the coding sequence ATGAAAACAGGATTATTTTTTACCAAAATATTTGCTTTGATCTTCATTAACGCCTGCAATGCAGCGAATAGTGATAACTTTATACTGACCGGACATATTGCCAATGCCGATGAGTTAAATAGCATTATTCTGTATGAAGGGAGCACATTTGTCGATTCGATAGCCGTGGACAAAGACGGTAATTTTTATTTGGAAGGAACGGCTTCGGAGCCTACACTGTACGAATTGGCCGTGGAGCAACAGACGTTTATGCTGGTCATGGAAAACGGTGAAAAATTGGAGTTGAATATTGATTTGACCACACCGGAGCAATATACCGTAAAAGGATCTGAAACATCAGCTAAACTCAAAGAGCTTACCGGAATGCGTGACAAATTCCAAGCGCACCAAATGAATCTGCAAAGTGAATTTGAACAACGTCTTGATAATGGTGAAGATCGGGGCGTCGTCCAAAATGAACTCATAGCAAAAAATGACCAATATACTGCCGAACTATCAGAACAGGTTTTGCAGTTTTCACGGGATAACGAAGATAACCTGGCGGGATTCTTCGGGATGTTGGTTTTGTATTCGGTGGACCCTACCGGACACGAAGAAACCTTGGTCGGATATGCAGAAAAAGCACGAGGTCTGTTTCCCAACAATGAGACCGTTCAGTCATTCGCCGCGCACATGGAAGAGATAAAACCGTTGAGTATCGGTCAGACGGCACCGGACTTTAGCTCTATAACACCAGAAGGCAAGGAGGTCAAACTCTCTGATCTGAGGGGGCAATACGTTCTATTGGACTTTTGGGCTGCATGGTGTACACCGTGTCGCCATGAAAACCCTAATATAGTAAGCCAATACCATGATTTTAAAGACCGTGGCTTTACAGTCCTGGGTGTTTCTTTGGACAGAGACCGTGATGCATGGCTTCAAGCCATTGAAGACGATAAACTGACGTGGACACACGTATCGGAACTTAAAATGTGGGATAGCGAGGCCGGTCGCTTATATAACATCACGGCCATTCCTGCATCCTTTATGATCGATCCCGATGGAAAGATCATAGGAAAGAATTTGCGCGGGCCTGCTTTGAAGCAATTTTTGGAGAAAACTTTATAG
- a CDS encoding DsrE family protein, protein MKKLLIALFLLGLGWQFAIGQEVSPELQKNLQFKGAEATKTEYNAIFQLDTNNPEIVKKTFRNIRNVLTDKRLIGKLTIELVTFSGGTDVMLKSSPYIDDLKDMISKGVQVAQCENSLRERNLTKEDILGFIPYVPSGNGELIIRASQGWVVIKP, encoded by the coding sequence ATGAAAAAACTATTGATCGCCTTATTCTTGCTGGGCTTAGGATGGCAATTTGCCATTGGGCAGGAAGTGAGTCCAGAGTTGCAGAAAAACCTTCAGTTTAAAGGTGCGGAAGCCACAAAAACAGAGTACAACGCCATTTTTCAATTGGACACAAATAATCCCGAAATCGTTAAAAAAACATTTAGAAACATCAGAAATGTCTTAACAGACAAAAGGCTTATCGGGAAGCTGACCATCGAACTCGTGACCTTTTCTGGTGGTACCGATGTGATGCTAAAAAGTTCGCCGTATATAGATGATCTGAAAGATATGATCTCAAAAGGCGTTCAAGTTGCCCAATGTGAAAACTCCTTACGAGAAAGGAACTTGACGAAAGAAGATATTTTGGGATTTATCCCTTATGTGCCCAGCGGAAATGGTGAATTGATTATCCGTGCTTCACAGGGATGGGTGGTGATTAAACCGTAA
- a CDS encoding c-type cytochrome, which produces MENQKVEQDLLREVNRLSTRSLWMGVLFLLLIVMALFHLFNWNDYRLAPDTDGSGDDRTFISHVEDFVMEDFPDTEEGRSAAFGQKLIMETAKYLGPNNEYGEVYSGNHLSCNSCHLDGGTKAYAGSYVGLTGIFPMFSGRDGKVATLEDRINGCFERSLNGQKLPKDSEEMVAIVSYMAHLSKNVRIGDRIDGQGFVEFTPPDRKANLRNGEQVFQAHCVACHQQDGQGIWKDDTQKSEGYIYPPLWGHDSYNDGAGMGRMLTASKFIKGNMPLGVDPLNPILTDEEVYDVAAYINSFDRPIKANKEKDYPDLTLKPKDSAYPPFADSISPEQHKYGPYNF; this is translated from the coding sequence ATGGAAAATCAAAAAGTTGAACAAGACCTGCTCAGAGAGGTGAACCGACTGTCTACAAGATCACTGTGGATGGGCGTACTGTTTTTGTTGCTGATCGTGATGGCACTTTTCCACCTGTTTAATTGGAATGATTACCGTCTGGCTCCGGATACCGACGGATCTGGGGACGACAGGACATTCATTAGCCATGTTGAAGATTTTGTCATGGAGGATTTCCCCGACACCGAGGAGGGCCGATCTGCCGCTTTTGGTCAAAAACTAATCATGGAAACGGCCAAATACCTTGGTCCGAACAACGAATATGGAGAAGTCTATTCCGGAAACCATTTATCCTGCAACAGTTGTCACCTTGACGGAGGAACCAAAGCTTATGCAGGATCTTATGTGGGTCTGACTGGTATATTTCCCATGTTCAGTGGAAGAGACGGTAAAGTAGCCACATTGGAAGATAGGATCAACGGCTGTTTTGAAAGAAGCCTAAACGGACAGAAGCTACCAAAGGATAGTGAAGAAATGGTGGCCATAGTAAGTTACATGGCACACCTTAGCAAAAATGTGAGAATTGGAGACAGAATAGATGGCCAGGGCTTTGTCGAATTTACACCTCCCGACAGGAAAGCCAATCTCCGCAATGGTGAGCAGGTTTTTCAAGCCCATTGTGTGGCCTGCCACCAACAGGACGGACAGGGAATATGGAAAGACGATACACAAAAGTCCGAGGGATACATTTATCCCCCACTTTGGGGCCATGATTCCTACAATGACGGTGCAGGCATGGGGCGCATGCTCACGGCCTCAAAATTCATCAAAGGGAATATGCCGTTAGGTGTCGACCCGCTAAATCCTATCTTGACCGACGAAGAAGTGTATGACGTAGCGGCTTATATCAATTCATTTGACAGGCCCATCAAGGCCAATAAGGAAAAAGATTACCCAGACCTCACACTAAAACCAAAAGATTCGGCCTACCCACCGTTTGCAGACAGTATATCACCTGAACAGCACAAATATGGTCCTTACAATTTTTAA
- a CDS encoding nucleosidase, which translates to MIKFTFALASEAADVFSEYNHLICGIGKVNAAYNLMKALEQEKPKLIVNLGSAGSGHYRKGEIVCCTKFIQRDMDVRGLGYEQYETPLSGLPPVLEYGLQMDGIPGATCGTGDNFEMAHSTTMYNVVDMEAYALALVAMKERIPFLCLKYISDGADGNAAEDWTIQVHKAALAFGNILQLHKKDHSANFVNI; encoded by the coding sequence TTGATAAAATTCACATTTGCACTAGCATCTGAAGCAGCTGATGTATTCTCGGAATACAACCATTTAATCTGCGGGATCGGCAAAGTAAATGCGGCCTATAATCTGATGAAAGCCTTAGAGCAGGAAAAACCGAAATTGATCGTAAACTTAGGTTCTGCCGGGAGCGGCCATTACAGAAAAGGTGAAATAGTCTGTTGCACGAAATTCATTCAAAGAGATATGGACGTTAGAGGGTTGGGCTATGAGCAATACGAGACACCATTGTCGGGGTTGCCCCCAGTCCTCGAATACGGTTTGCAGATGGATGGAATACCCGGAGCCACTTGCGGAACAGGCGATAATTTTGAAATGGCACATTCCACAACCATGTACAATGTGGTGGATATGGAAGCCTACGCTTTGGCTCTGGTCGCCATGAAAGAAAGAATCCCTTTTCTCTGCCTCAAATACATTTCCGACGGTGCAGATGGAAACGCCGCAGAAGATTGGACTATCCAGGTACACAAAGCAGCCCTTGCATTTGGCAACATATTACAGTTGCACAAAAAAGACCATTCGGCTAACTTCGTGAATATCTAA
- a CDS encoding co-chaperone YbbN, which translates to MDIAEKIKSDKPTLVNFHAVWCGPCHMMKPNIEEAATTLGDKIFYEWIDIDEHQELAQLFQIRSVPTTIIFKDGEVKWRQSGIFPANEIVRLVEENIEPKS; encoded by the coding sequence ATGGATATAGCAGAAAAAATCAAATCCGATAAACCGACATTGGTAAACTTTCACGCTGTTTGGTGTGGCCCATGTCACATGATGAAACCCAACATTGAGGAAGCCGCCACGACATTAGGCGACAAAATATTCTATGAGTGGATAGATATTGACGAACACCAGGAGTTGGCACAGTTGTTTCAGATCAGAAGCGTGCCAACGACCATCATCTTTAAGGATGGTGAAGTAAAATGGCGGCAATCCGGTATTTTTCCAGCCAACGAAATCGTACGATTGGTAGAAGAAAATATAGAGCCAAAGAGCTAA
- a CDS encoding OsmC family protein has product MSTTIETIYQGKYKSETKSPLNSEAITTDAGSFSPVALLISAYGSCLLGTMDYAARQSQFEITDAKTQIDFEMNEDRTKVSKINIKALFGNDYSDEQKQVIEFAAKNYCHVGKSIDPAIERVFEFVYNQK; this is encoded by the coding sequence ATGTCAACAACAATCGAAACAATTTATCAGGGAAAATACAAAAGTGAAACAAAATCACCGTTAAATAGCGAGGCTATTACAACAGATGCCGGCAGCTTTAGTCCGGTAGCTTTATTAATCAGTGCTTACGGAAGCTGTTTATTAGGAACTATGGATTATGCAGCTCGCCAAAGCCAGTTTGAAATAACGGATGCAAAAACACAGATTGATTTTGAAATGAACGAAGACCGAACAAAGGTCAGTAAGATAAACATCAAAGCATTATTTGGGAATGATTATTCGGATGAGCAAAAACAAGTGATTGAGTTCGCTGCTAAAAACTATTGTCACGTAGGAAAATCTATCGACCCAGCGATTGAACGGGTCTTCGAATTTGTCTATAACCAAAAATAA
- a CDS encoding OsmC family protein, producing MLFVLAFYANTNSFAQQQNMPPVIKSEFYGKGKSAIVAPNKEPFIADMENFRPIDFLIGGYGTCMMGTMDNIAGKNGFNLSEARTEISTDYDSDKGRIAKIHIKCFIKKGDYTAEQKQILEDAAKQCPIGNSLHPDIEKNIKFLYGVE from the coding sequence ATGCTGTTCGTACTGGCTTTTTATGCCAATACGAACAGTTTTGCACAACAACAAAATATGCCTCCCGTGATTAAATCTGAATTTTATGGAAAAGGGAAATCCGCAATCGTAGCCCCGAACAAAGAACCGTTCATTGCCGATATGGAAAATTTCAGACCGATAGATTTTCTTATCGGTGGCTACGGAACCTGTATGATGGGTACAATGGATAATATTGCCGGCAAAAACGGGTTTAACCTGTCGGAAGCCAGAACAGAAATCAGTACCGATTATGACAGCGATAAGGGTAGAATTGCCAAAATTCACATCAAATGCTTTATCAAAAAAGGTGATTATACGGCTGAACAAAAGCAGATTTTAGAAGATGCAGCTAAACAATGCCCTATCGGAAACAGCCTCCACCCGGATATTGAGAAGAACATCAAATTTCTGTATGGAGTAGAATAA